In a genomic window of Flavobacterium lipolyticum:
- a CDS encoding response regulator transcription factor, translated as MNILIVEDTKELAAEVYDFLCNAGYICKIVHNCSDALEEVNSNDYDAMLLDLGLPDGDGFEVLKTVRKTKSKMAVIVLTARGELDDRINGLHLGADDYLTKPFALTELSARLFAVIRRMHGFTMNNLSIHGFLLQLQDYKVSYDETPINLTKKEFDIFQYLVLNKNRVITRLQLTEHIWGDILEVNSDSNFIDVHVRNLRKKLDKHTEIDWFETVRNVGYRINE; from the coding sequence ATGAATATTTTGATTGTTGAAGATACGAAAGAACTTGCGGCAGAAGTTTACGATTTTCTGTGTAATGCAGGCTACATCTGTAAAATAGTTCACAACTGCAGTGATGCTCTGGAGGAGGTAAACAGTAATGATTATGATGCTATGCTGCTGGACCTTGGTCTGCCTGACGGAGATGGATTTGAAGTACTGAAAACAGTTCGTAAAACGAAATCGAAAATGGCCGTTATTGTACTTACAGCCCGTGGAGAACTGGATGACAGGATAAATGGTTTGCATCTGGGCGCCGATGATTATCTGACCAAACCTTTTGCCCTCACAGAGCTTAGTGCGCGATTGTTTGCGGTTATTCGCAGGATGCATGGTTTTACTATGAATAATTTAAGCATTCATGGTTTTTTATTGCAGCTTCAGGATTATAAAGTGAGTTATGATGAAACGCCCATTAATTTGACCAAAAAGGAATTTGATATTTTTCAGTATTTAGTCCTTAATAAAAACAGAGTAATTACGAGGTTGCAATTGACAGAACATATTTGGGGAGACATTCTCGAAGTCAATTCCGACTCTAATTTTATTGACGTCCATGTTAGAAACCTTCGAAAAAAATTAGACAAGCATACAGAAATTGATTGGTTTGAAACCGTTAGAAATGTAGGGTATCGTATAAACGAATAA
- a CDS encoding sensor histidine kinase has product MKIKHQLAIFNALTRLLVIFILWLMLPILVENVVYRHINNGLLEKKQKFIEHLNQNEIDDFIENSGDSTETYSQFSTLHSEFLVLSKSSLKHDQKKPVFSNDYRIIEGEENEYRILQYHFTFGNQGYQLEIGSSLGEVKDLTFIIRFFIIIVFVVILLITFLADTFYIEYLLKPFYKIIDTKIRRVNEPEAFDHTPIKVRSHDFRELDSVLNQMMDRIAELFKKEKQFISNVSHELLTPIALLKSKFENLLQNESLDDNAIDKIAGALKTLDMLKKIINNLLLISRIENNQYEANENINFHEIVADLQEDLQDRIDDREIQFWNKMNHHYVFTGNKTLIHILIYNLVTNAIKYNKPQGSISVADGFQDHYYFISIADSGVGMNDFQIEQIFNRFARLSSDQEGQGLGLAIAESIASFHHIELKVTSEIDKGTTFTLLFPGGQKHN; this is encoded by the coding sequence GTGAAGATAAAACATCAATTGGCTATTTTTAATGCGCTGACAAGACTGTTGGTTATTTTTATTTTATGGCTGATGCTGCCTATTTTGGTAGAAAATGTGGTGTACAGACATATCAATAACGGGCTGCTCGAAAAGAAACAGAAGTTTATTGAACATCTGAATCAGAATGAAATCGATGACTTTATTGAAAATTCAGGTGATTCGACCGAAACCTATTCACAGTTTTCAACCCTTCACAGCGAGTTTTTGGTGCTCTCAAAATCTTCTCTAAAACACGACCAGAAAAAACCTGTTTTTAGTAATGACTACCGAATTATTGAAGGAGAAGAAAACGAATACAGAATCTTGCAGTATCATTTTACCTTCGGAAATCAGGGATACCAGCTCGAAATTGGAAGCAGTTTGGGAGAAGTAAAAGACCTTACTTTTATCATCCGATTTTTTATTATTATCGTTTTTGTAGTGATATTATTGATTACTTTTTTGGCAGATACTTTTTATATCGAATACTTATTAAAGCCTTTTTATAAAATTATTGATACCAAGATAAGGCGGGTCAATGAGCCTGAAGCTTTTGATCATACCCCAATCAAAGTCAGGTCTCATGATTTTAGAGAACTCGATTCTGTTTTAAACCAAATGATGGACCGTATTGCGGAGCTTTTTAAAAAAGAAAAACAGTTCATATCAAATGTTTCCCACGAGCTGCTAACGCCAATTGCATTGCTCAAAAGTAAGTTTGAGAACTTATTGCAAAATGAATCTTTAGATGATAATGCTATTGATAAAATTGCAGGAGCATTGAAAACATTAGATATGCTCAAAAAAATCATTAATAATTTATTGTTGATTTCCAGAATCGAAAACAATCAGTATGAAGCCAACGAGAATATAAATTTTCATGAAATAGTCGCCGATTTGCAGGAAGATTTACAGGATCGTATCGACGACAGAGAAATTCAGTTTTGGAATAAAATGAACCATCATTATGTTTTTACAGGAAACAAAACGCTGATTCATATTCTTATTTATAATTTGGTTACCAATGCCATAAAATACAATAAACCTCAGGGCAGCATAAGTGTTGCGGATGGTTTTCAGGATCATTACTATTTTATTTCTATTGCCGATTCCGGTGTTGGGATGAATGATTTTCAAATAGAACAGATATTCAACAGGTTTGCCAGACTTAGTTCAGATCAGGAAGGGCAGGGGTTAGGGCTTGCTATTGCGGAGAGTATTGCTTCTTTTCATCATATCGAATTAAAAGTTACGTCTGAGATTGATAAAGGAACCACCTTTACATTATTGTTTCCGGGAGGGCAAAAACACAATTAA
- a CDS encoding metallophosphoesterase — protein sequence MILKFLILCALLLFIEYYSYQAFRALIKLRWVLISYQVISLLILIFIIYSFSQIDRSVGQTKQFMFTTGLMLLVYVPKIVLTLFMFGEDIFRIGVSIVNYFVYNVPKKEMMPERRKFISQIALGLAAVPFLSLIYGIFEGKYNFKVIKQTVFFPDLPDAFDGFKITQISDVHSGSFDNPDKINYAIDLINAQEADLILFTGDIVNTHAKEMHPWLETFKRIKNYKYGKFSVLGNHDYGEYVTWPSEKDKKENFEEIKSLYGQIGFELLLNEHRYIQKGDDKIALIGVENWGKNFAKYGDIDKASQNVSQGDFKVVMSHDPTHWEYVIKEHPKNFHLTLSGHTHGMQFGIEIPGYFKWSLAQYIYKQWAGLYENVSRYVYVNRGFGFHAYPGRVGIMPEITVIELKKGNNVA from the coding sequence ATGATCCTTAAGTTTCTAATTCTTTGTGCTCTTCTATTATTTATTGAGTACTATTCTTACCAGGCATTTCGAGCCTTAATCAAGTTAAGATGGGTTTTGATTAGTTATCAGGTTATAAGTTTACTAATTCTAATTTTTATCATTTATTCTTTTTCGCAAATTGACCGGTCTGTTGGACAAACGAAACAATTTATGTTTACAACAGGGTTAATGTTATTGGTTTATGTGCCAAAAATTGTTCTTACGCTTTTTATGTTTGGTGAGGATATTTTTAGAATAGGGGTTAGCATCGTCAATTACTTCGTGTATAATGTTCCAAAAAAGGAAATGATGCCTGAGAGGAGAAAATTTATCAGTCAGATCGCCTTAGGATTGGCAGCAGTTCCTTTTCTTTCTTTGATTTATGGGATATTTGAAGGAAAATACAATTTTAAGGTAATCAAGCAAACTGTCTTTTTTCCGGATCTTCCGGATGCTTTTGATGGTTTTAAAATCACTCAGATTTCTGATGTTCACAGTGGAAGTTTTGATAATCCGGATAAAATAAATTATGCTATTGATCTGATTAATGCTCAGGAAGCTGATCTGATTTTGTTTACAGGAGATATTGTCAATACACATGCTAAAGAAATGCATCCCTGGCTGGAAACTTTTAAGAGAATAAAAAACTATAAATACGGGAAGTTTTCTGTTTTAGGTAACCATGACTATGGGGAATATGTAACCTGGCCTTCTGAAAAGGATAAAAAGGAAAATTTTGAAGAAATTAAGAGCCTTTATGGGCAAATTGGATTTGAGCTTTTGTTAAACGAGCACCGATACATTCAAAAAGGAGATGACAAAATTGCACTGATTGGCGTAGAAAACTGGGGAAAGAATTTTGCGAAGTATGGAGATATAGATAAAGCCTCTCAGAATGTGTCTCAGGGCGATTTTAAAGTGGTCATGAGCCATGATCCGACACACTGGGAATACGTAATTAAAGAGCATCCGAAAAATTTTCATTTAACCTTGTCAGGTCACACACATGGCATGCAATTTGGGATAGAAATTCCGGGTTATTTTAAATGGAGTCTGGCTCAGTATATTTATAAACAATGGGCAGGCTTATATGAAAATGTAAGTCGATACGTTTATGTAAATCGTGGATTTGGTTTTCACGCATATCCGGGGCGTGTAGGGATTATGCCCGAAATAACCGTGATTGAACTAAAAAAGGGGAACAATGTGGCTTAA
- a CDS encoding thioredoxin family protein has protein sequence MSKFGELINAQVPVLIDFYTDWNESSVSMHPVIKDVAAALGDKAKVIKIDVDKNQELAEALRIKGLPTLMIYKEGQMIWRQSGELDANTIIGIVQEQFNL, from the coding sequence ATGTCAAAATTTGGAGAACTTATAAATGCTCAAGTTCCAGTGTTGATTGATTTTTACACCGATTGGAACGAATCATCTGTATCAATGCATCCTGTAATTAAGGATGTTGCGGCTGCACTTGGCGATAAAGCCAAGGTGATCAAAATTGATGTGGATAAAAATCAGGAATTAGCAGAAGCACTGCGTATTAAGGGACTTCCTACTTTAATGATTTATAAAGAAGGGCAGATGATTTGGAGGCAATCCGGTGAACTGGATGCGAATACAATTATAGGAATTGTTCAGGAACAATTTAATTTATAG
- a CDS encoding polysaccharide deacetylase family protein, translated as MSFYWVKTNSFIKKVFSKYCWDIPNNEKKIYLTFDDGPTPEITDWVLSELKKFDAKATFFCIGKNIKANLSLFEKLIKEGHSIGNHTMNHVNGWKSHTDDYIKNVQNCAAVLEEEKTRNLIFRPPYGKIKKAQSRILRKLGYKIIMWDVLSADFDQSITPEKCLENVTKNVKSGSVIVFHDSIKASPNLKFALPKTLHFLKENGYTFDIIH; from the coding sequence ATGAGCTTTTATTGGGTAAAAACAAATTCATTCATCAAGAAGGTATTTTCTAAATATTGTTGGGACATTCCAAACAACGAAAAGAAAATATATCTCACCTTTGACGATGGCCCAACTCCCGAGATTACAGACTGGGTTTTATCTGAATTGAAAAAATTTGACGCAAAAGCCACTTTCTTTTGTATTGGAAAAAACATAAAAGCAAACCTTTCTTTGTTTGAAAAACTAATCAAAGAAGGACATTCTATTGGCAATCATACCATGAACCATGTCAATGGCTGGAAAAGCCACACCGATGATTACATTAAAAATGTACAAAATTGTGCCGCTGTTCTGGAAGAGGAAAAAACACGCAATCTTATCTTTCGTCCGCCTTATGGAAAAATCAAAAAGGCACAGTCCAGAATCCTTCGAAAATTAGGATATAAAATCATCATGTGGGACGTTTTAAGCGCTGATTTTGACCAGAGCATCACACCTGAGAAATGTCTTGAAAACGTAACAAAAAATGTGAAATCAGGAAGCGTAATTGTATTTCACGACAGCATAAAAGCCTCGCCAAATTTAAAATTTGCCTTACCTAAAACCTTACACTTTTTAAAAGAAAATGGGTATACATTTGATATTATTCACTAG
- a CDS encoding glycosyltransferase family 117 protein translates to MAQFNFNKWNTIIGWFAFAIALITYTLTVEPTMSFWDCGEYIATAAKLEVGHPPGAPLFQMMGAFFAMFATDAQHVAVMVNMMSVFSSAFTILFMFWSSSMILKKIVARFAEIDQNNSIVILGSSFVGALAYTFSDSFWFNAVEAEVYAMASLLIALLFWLGLRWEQDMDQPKGNKWLLIISLVIGLSFGVHFMALLTIPSIGFLYYFKHYEKVTIKNFLIANIVVIGVLLFIFKLLLPLTMEAFADTEVFMVNSFGLPFNSGTIFVTLILIAFFYFGLRFTKQKGLIFYNTIILCVLFILIGFSTWIMLPVRANANTVINENKPSDAAEVLAYYNREQYGVNPLFYGPQYTEYFAGLDAKNPYSDKAPNYERDYKTGKYIITNNFKNAQQNSDDNQKTILPRMWSTEMGHIQNYINFTTPPNFRINPNYDYEQDLGKYGIDASQLTEEEYSKATAQLRNEVEKTISEFRKAYAQKQIDNEGYVKFLKSYGDYLIIEKPSAVDNFSFMFEYQFGYMYWRYLMWNFVGRQSDNQGKYDNIDGNWISGIKALDSLHLGSQDNLPSDVTNNKGRNVYYFLPFILGLIGLMYHANKDLKSFYVLLALFLFTGIALKIYLNERPFEPRERDYALVGSFYVFAIWIGFGVYSLYESIQKYVAPKIAGPIIIAGSLLAAPILMASQNWDDHDRSGRYTAVAMAKAYLTSCDKDAILFTIGDNDTFPLWYAQEIEGIRTDVKIVNTSLFMTDWYIDQMKAKAYESDPLPISFTHDEYVGDKLDYVAHIPKIDTRWNIKDFIDFIKNPKSTVGLQNGQTIHFYPTNKIRVPIDKNVIIKNKVVNPKYNDSIVPYMDIDIKGSALYKNRLMMLDILANNNWKRPIYFSGGAFDDEDYLWLKNYLQLDGMVYKLVPIKNIPSKDGGPMDMGQMDADKSYDIVMKWDWGNSNGTIYHDPETRRNSITYRTNLSRLMDQLITEGKTDKAKKVIELAMTKMPVDKFGYYSLVEPFAGGYYKVGETAKAHNLLNQLVQKYKEELNYYATLTPGDQTDLAIDIITDIERYRSLLQVMKENNDLTFYEKHKVTFNTYVNVFERFGREKE, encoded by the coding sequence ATGGCACAATTCAATTTCAATAAATGGAATACTATTATTGGTTGGTTTGCATTTGCAATCGCTTTAATTACTTACACCTTAACTGTTGAACCCACGATGAGTTTCTGGGATTGCGGAGAATATATTGCCACTGCCGCAAAACTGGAAGTGGGACACCCGCCGGGAGCTCCTTTATTTCAAATGATGGGTGCTTTTTTCGCAATGTTTGCGACAGATGCACAACATGTAGCGGTAATGGTTAATATGATGTCGGTTTTTTCAAGTGCCTTTACTATTCTATTTATGTTTTGGTCTTCTTCTATGATTTTGAAAAAAATTGTAGCCCGTTTTGCCGAAATCGACCAAAACAATTCAATTGTTATTTTAGGAAGTTCTTTTGTTGGAGCCCTTGCCTACACTTTCTCAGACAGCTTCTGGTTTAATGCTGTTGAAGCGGAAGTTTACGCGATGGCCTCCCTTTTAATTGCCTTGCTTTTCTGGCTTGGTTTACGTTGGGAACAAGATATGGACCAACCAAAAGGAAACAAATGGTTATTGATCATTTCTCTTGTTATCGGACTATCGTTTGGAGTTCACTTTATGGCTTTGTTAACCATTCCTTCTATTGGTTTTCTGTATTACTTCAAACATTACGAAAAAGTTACCATCAAAAACTTTCTTATTGCCAATATTGTTGTAATTGGTGTTCTTCTCTTTATCTTCAAATTGCTTTTACCTTTAACAATGGAGGCCTTTGCTGACACTGAAGTTTTTATGGTAAATAGTTTTGGATTGCCTTTTAACTCGGGAACAATTTTCGTAACGCTGATCCTAATCGCCTTCTTCTATTTTGGGTTAAGATTTACCAAACAAAAAGGATTAATTTTTTACAACACTATTATTCTTTGTGTTCTTTTTATACTTATTGGATTCTCTACCTGGATAATGCTGCCTGTTCGCGCTAATGCCAACACCGTAATCAACGAAAATAAACCTTCGGATGCCGCGGAAGTACTGGCGTACTACAATCGTGAACAATATGGAGTAAATCCTCTTTTTTACGGACCTCAGTACACGGAATATTTCGCAGGCCTTGATGCCAAAAATCCTTATTCAGACAAGGCTCCTAACTACGAAAGAGATTACAAAACAGGTAAATACATCATTACCAATAATTTCAAAAACGCTCAGCAAAACTCTGACGACAACCAAAAAACGATTCTTCCAAGAATGTGGAGCACTGAAATGGGGCACATTCAAAACTATATTAACTTTACAACCCCGCCTAACTTCCGAATAAACCCAAATTATGACTACGAGCAGGATTTAGGAAAATACGGAATTGACGCCAGTCAGTTAACTGAAGAAGAATACAGCAAAGCTACAGCTCAATTGCGAAATGAAGTTGAAAAAACAATTTCAGAATTCAGAAAAGCTTATGCTCAAAAACAAATTGATAACGAAGGTTATGTGAAATTCTTAAAAAGCTATGGCGATTACCTGATTATCGAAAAACCATCTGCTGTCGACAATTTCAGTTTCATGTTTGAATACCAATTTGGATATATGTACTGGAGATATTTGATGTGGAACTTCGTTGGACGTCAAAGCGACAATCAGGGGAAATACGATAATATTGACGGAAACTGGATTAGCGGAATCAAAGCACTTGACTCTTTACATCTTGGCTCACAAGACAATTTACCTTCTGATGTTACCAACAATAAAGGAAGAAATGTTTATTACTTCCTGCCATTTATTTTGGGACTTATCGGATTAATGTACCATGCCAACAAGGACTTAAAAAGTTTTTACGTACTATTGGCTCTATTCTTATTTACCGGAATTGCTTTAAAAATATACCTGAACGAAAGACCTTTTGAGCCTCGCGAAAGAGATTATGCATTAGTAGGATCTTTTTATGTGTTTGCGATCTGGATTGGTTTTGGTGTTTATTCACTTTACGAAAGCATTCAAAAATATGTCGCCCCTAAAATTGCCGGCCCAATTATTATTGCCGGAAGTTTGTTAGCTGCACCGATTTTAATGGCTTCTCAAAACTGGGACGATCACGACAGATCCGGAAGATATACTGCAGTTGCAATGGCTAAAGCGTATTTAACTTCTTGCGATAAAGACGCTATTTTATTTACTATTGGAGATAATGACACCTTCCCGCTTTGGTATGCCCAGGAGATCGAAGGCATCAGAACCGATGTTAAGATAGTAAACACCAGCTTATTTATGACCGACTGGTACATTGATCAAATGAAAGCGAAAGCTTACGAATCTGATCCGTTACCAATATCCTTTACCCATGATGAATATGTAGGTGACAAATTGGACTATGTAGCTCATATTCCTAAAATTGACACGCGTTGGAACATCAAAGATTTTATTGATTTTATTAAAAATCCAAAATCGACAGTAGGTTTACAAAACGGACAAACGATCCATTTTTACCCTACGAACAAAATCAGAGTTCCTATTGACAAAAATGTGATTATCAAAAACAAAGTCGTTAATCCGAAATACAACGACTCTATTGTTCCTTACATGGATATCGACATCAAAGGAAGTGCTTTATATAAAAATCGCTTAATGATGCTGGACATTTTGGCCAACAACAACTGGAAAAGACCTATTTATTTTAGCGGAGGAGCTTTTGACGACGAAGATTACTTATGGCTGAAAAACTATCTGCAATTGGACGGAATGGTTTACAAATTAGTACCTATTAAAAATATCCCTTCAAAAGACGGAGGCCCTATGGATATGGGGCAAATGGATGCTGATAAATCGTACGATATCGTAATGAAATGGGACTGGGGCAATAGCAATGGGACTATTTATCACGATCCCGAAACCAGAAGAAACAGTATTACCTACCGTACTAATTTATCCCGTTTGATGGATCAATTGATTACTGAAGGCAAAACAGATAAAGCCAAAAAAGTGATCGAACTGGCAATGACAAAAATGCCGGTAGATAAGTTTGGTTATTATTCGTTAGTTGAACCTTTTGCAGGAGGATATTACAAAGTAGGAGAAACTGCCAAAGCACACAATTTACTCAACCAACTGGTTCAGAAATACAAAGAGGAACTAAACTATTACGCCACTCTGACTCCTGGTGACCAAACTGACTTAGCGATTGACATCATTACTGACATTGAACGCTACAGAAGTCTATTACAAGTGATGAAAGAAAACAACGATCTTACTTTCTATGAGAAGCACAAAGTAACATTTAATACTTATGTAAATGTTTTCGAACGTTTTGGAAGAGAAAAAGAATAA
- a CDS encoding ISAon1 family transposase, whose protein sequence is MDKSATDCHTIGGFFGVNGKRLQRQYKKHLSSFNTWAPREHAHQWMIYPENMGTHLSIDEVALSQGELYTILTNKKFKGKKGCLVAIVAGTKADQVIEHIRKIDYKKRSFVKEITLDMANSMKLISKKCFPKAIQVTDRFHVQKLALEAVQEIRIKHRWEAMDFENQSILQAKLENKTYIPQLLPNGDSVKQLLARSRYLLYKSREKWTRSQEERAQMVFELYPDIKTAYNLNQQLRGIYNNYNDKHIAMTKLAHWYRNVEESGFKNFNILLNTITINYQSILNYFDNRSTNASAESFNAKIKAFRSQFRGVSNIDFFLFRLSNLFA, encoded by the coding sequence ATAGATAAGAGTGCCACAGATTGTCATACCATTGGAGGCTTTTTCGGGGTTAACGGAAAGAGACTCCAAAGACAATACAAAAAACATTTAAGCTCATTTAATACATGGGCTCCACGCGAACATGCGCACCAATGGATGATTTACCCTGAAAACATGGGCACTCATTTATCCATTGACGAGGTGGCTTTGTCTCAGGGGGAACTTTACACTATCCTGACCAACAAGAAATTCAAAGGCAAAAAAGGTTGCTTGGTAGCTATTGTTGCCGGAACTAAAGCAGACCAGGTTATAGAACACATCAGAAAGATTGATTACAAGAAAAGATCTTTTGTCAAAGAGATAACGCTCGATATGGCTAATTCCATGAAGCTAATCTCTAAGAAATGTTTTCCTAAAGCCATACAGGTTACAGATCGGTTCCATGTTCAAAAATTAGCGCTCGAAGCAGTACAAGAGATTAGAATCAAACATCGCTGGGAAGCTATGGACTTTGAGAATCAATCGATACTACAAGCCAAATTAGAAAACAAAACATACATTCCCCAGCTTTTACCTAACGGAGATTCTGTTAAACAGTTATTAGCCAGAAGCAGGTATCTACTTTATAAGTCTCGCGAAAAATGGACTCGGAGCCAAGAAGAAAGAGCACAAATGGTATTTGAACTATATCCTGACATTAAAACAGCTTACAATTTAAACCAACAGCTTCGAGGAATTTACAATAACTACAATGACAAACATATTGCCATGACCAAACTGGCACATTGGTATAGAAATGTAGAAGAATCAGGTTTTAAAAACTTTAATATTCTACTCAATACCATAACTATTAATTATCAGTCAATCTTAAACTATTTTGATAATAGAAGCACAAATGCTTCGGCAGAATCTTTCAATGCTAAAATAAAAGCTTTTAGAAGTCAATTTAGAGGAGTGAGCAATATAGATTTTTTCTTGTTCAGATTATCTAATCTTTTTGCTTAA
- a CDS encoding ISAon1 family transposase N-terminal region protein, with amino-acid sequence MTPIELLKFMLPDFLIEYFEVVSTTNTEEVLHLYFEEKIKPPQEFNSFELISKGFLDEITIQDFPLRGKFVYLHIKRRRWTNKTNGEIIKRDWTLVAKGTRMTQEFATFLKEINR; translated from the coding sequence ATGACACCTATAGAGCTTTTAAAATTTATGCTTCCTGATTTTTTAATAGAATACTTTGAAGTAGTTTCTACCACTAACACAGAAGAAGTATTGCATCTGTATTTTGAAGAAAAAATAAAACCTCCACAAGAGTTTAATTCTTTTGAATTGATTTCTAAGGGGTTTCTTGATGAGATTACTATTCAGGATTTTCCATTAAGAGGTAAATTTGTGTATTTACACATCAAAAGACGCCGTTGGACTAATAAAACCAATGGAGAAATCATCAAAAGAGATTGGACTTTAGTTGCTAAAGGAACTCGCATGACTCAGGAGTTTGCGACTTTTTTAAAAGAAATTAATAGATAA
- a CDS encoding universal stress protein: protein MKRILVPTDFSEHAENALKVASQIAKKNNSEIIILHMLELPSQMNDAVLGGASIPETMLFMKKANEMLDQVSSRPYLDGIPITEIVKIDKPIHGITQVSKEYEIDLIVMGSHGSSGIEELLIGSNTEKAVRNSEIPVLIIKKDTANFNASNIVFASDFSEEAKKPFKKFLKFANVFDSKIHLVTICTPNSFKPTHELQKTIDAFVTEFNLTNYSAHIYNDTNIEKGIINFSNSINADIIGMCTHGRTGFAHFFNGSISEGLVNHAIRPILTFKI from the coding sequence ATGAAAAGAATCCTAGTACCTACCGATTTCTCCGAACACGCAGAAAACGCTTTAAAAGTTGCTTCACAAATTGCAAAGAAGAATAATTCTGAGATAATCATTTTACACATGCTCGAATTACCAAGTCAAATGAACGATGCCGTTTTAGGCGGAGCAAGTATTCCCGAAACAATGCTTTTCATGAAAAAAGCCAACGAAATGTTGGATCAGGTTTCATCAAGACCGTACCTGGACGGAATCCCAATTACAGAAATTGTAAAAATAGACAAACCCATTCACGGCATCACTCAGGTAAGCAAAGAATACGAAATCGACCTGATCGTAATGGGATCACACGGATCATCCGGCATAGAAGAACTCTTAATTGGTTCAAACACCGAAAAAGCAGTCCGAAATTCCGAAATCCCGGTCCTGATAATCAAAAAAGACACTGCCAACTTCAATGCCTCCAACATTGTTTTCGCCTCAGACTTTTCAGAAGAAGCCAAAAAACCCTTCAAAAAATTCCTGAAATTCGCCAATGTCTTTGACTCTAAGATACACTTAGTCACCATTTGCACTCCGAACAGCTTCAAACCAACTCATGAATTACAGAAAACAATAGATGCCTTTGTAACCGAATTTAACCTGACCAATTACTCTGCTCATATCTACAACGACACCAACATCGAAAAAGGAATCATCAACTTCTCCAACAGCATCAATGCCGATATTATAGGAATGTGCACACACGGAAGAACCGGCTTTGCTCATTTTTTCAACGGCAGTATCAGCGAAGGACTTGTAAATCATGCCATCAGACCGATACTTACTTTTAAAATTTAA
- the rimP gene encoding ribosome assembly cofactor RimP — translation MTFKEKVNGLITEALLEKPSIFLIDLAVSDSFKISVGLDGDNGVALQDCIDISRAIENNLDREEQDFSLEVASVGVGSPLKMTRQYIKNIGRTLIVTTNTEKIEAELVEANDVFIILSWKAREPKKVGKGKETVQKEQQIPYTDIKEAIVTVTF, via the coding sequence ATGACATTTAAAGAAAAAGTAAACGGATTAATTACAGAAGCTCTTCTGGAGAAGCCATCGATCTTTTTGATTGATCTGGCTGTGTCAGACTCTTTTAAAATTAGTGTTGGTTTAGATGGTGATAATGGAGTGGCGCTGCAGGATTGTATTGACATAAGTCGTGCAATCGAGAATAATCTGGATCGTGAAGAGCAGGATTTTTCGCTTGAAGTAGCATCTGTTGGAGTAGGATCGCCTTTGAAAATGACAAGACAATACATTAAAAATATTGGTAGAACGTTGATTGTTACTACAAATACTGAAAAAATTGAGGCAGAATTGGTGGAAGCTAACGATGTTTTTATAATTTTGTCTTGGAAAGCAAGAGAACCGAAAAAAGTAGGAAAAGGAAAAGAAACAGTTCAAAAAGAGCAACAAATACCTTATACAGATATTAAGGAGGCAATTGTTACAGTAACATTTTAA